One stretch of Priestia megaterium DNA includes these proteins:
- a CDS encoding nicotinate phosphoribosyltransferase, with protein MKKQYRDDSLALHTDLYELNMAHTYFKDHIHNRRSVFEAYFRRMPFESGYAVFAGLERVIDFIANFRFSETDLDYLYEELHYEAEFIDYLKQVRFSGNIRSVVEGEMIFANEPMLQIDAPLAEAQLIETPLLNILNFHPLIATKASRIRLAAGEDNLYEHTGTNQLMEFGSRRAHELDAAFYGARAAYIGGFDATSNVRAGKVFGIPVSGTHAHALVQVYRDEYSAFKKYAESHRNCIFLVDTYNTLKSGIPNAIKVAKEMGDRINFIGIRLDSGRLPYLSQEARKMLDEAGYHDVKIFASNDLDEYSILDLKAQGAKIDGWGVGTKLMTSFDQPALGAVYKLVSIEDDHGNMVDTIKLSENPEKISTPGLKEVYRIVNQVNHKWEGDYITMQDEVPNEEQHLKMFHPIHTHVSKFVTNFNARKIHQPIFAQGKLVYEQPTIEEMRAYCLQNLKHLWDDYKVITKSNEDVFRPTEYPVDLSTNCWDNKMQNIEETRSKLLSDTVLV; from the coding sequence ATGAAAAAGCAATATAGAGATGATAGTTTGGCTTTGCATACAGATCTATATGAACTGAATATGGCGCATACGTATTTTAAAGACCACATTCATAACCGTCGTTCTGTATTTGAAGCTTACTTTCGTCGGATGCCGTTTGAAAGCGGTTATGCGGTGTTTGCCGGGCTAGAAAGAGTAATTGATTTTATTGCTAATTTTAGGTTTAGCGAAACGGATTTAGATTATTTATATGAAGAATTACATTATGAAGCGGAGTTTATCGACTATTTAAAACAAGTTCGATTTAGCGGTAATATTCGTTCGGTCGTAGAAGGCGAAATGATTTTTGCTAATGAACCAATGCTGCAAATTGACGCTCCTTTAGCAGAAGCGCAGCTTATTGAAACGCCGCTTTTAAATATTTTAAATTTCCATCCGCTGATTGCAACAAAAGCCTCGCGTATTCGCTTGGCGGCGGGAGAAGATAATTTATATGAGCATACGGGTACAAATCAGCTTATGGAATTTGGCTCAAGAAGAGCACATGAGCTAGACGCTGCTTTTTACGGAGCAAGGGCTGCTTATATTGGAGGCTTTGACGCAACGAGTAATGTCAGAGCGGGAAAAGTATTTGGAATTCCCGTGTCTGGCACTCACGCCCATGCGCTTGTTCAAGTCTATCGTGACGAATATAGTGCGTTTAAAAAGTATGCGGAATCACACCGTAACTGTATCTTTTTAGTAGACACGTATAATACGTTAAAATCAGGTATTCCAAATGCTATTAAAGTAGCAAAAGAAATGGGAGATCGCATTAATTTTATCGGTATTCGATTAGACAGCGGAAGACTTCCATATCTTTCTCAAGAAGCAAGAAAAATGCTTGATGAAGCTGGCTATCATGATGTGAAAATTTTTGCTTCGAATGATCTCGATGAGTACAGCATTCTGGATTTGAAAGCGCAAGGTGCCAAAATTGATGGATGGGGAGTTGGAACAAAGCTCATGACGTCTTTTGATCAGCCTGCGCTAGGAGCTGTGTACAAGCTGGTTTCCATTGAAGATGATCATGGAAACATGGTGGATACGATTAAGCTGTCAGAAAATCCAGAGAAAATTTCAACTCCCGGTCTAAAAGAAGTATACCGAATTGTAAATCAAGTGAATCACAAATGGGAAGGCGATTATATTACGATGCAAGACGAAGTGCCGAACGAAGAGCAGCACTTAAAAATGTTTCATCCGATTCACACGCACGTCAGCAAGTTTGTCACAAACTTTAACGCACGTAAAATTCACCAGCCAATCTTTGCGCAGGGAAAGCTTGTGTACGAGCAGCCTACAATTGAAGAAATGAGAGCCTACTGCTTACAAAACTTAAAGCATCTATGGGATGACTACAAAGTCATTACAAAATCGAACGAAGATGTATTCCGTCCTACAGAGTATCCAGTAGACTTGAGTACAAACTGCTGGGATAACAAAATGCAAAATATCGAAGAGACTAGAAGCAAGTTACTATCTGATACAGTGCTTGTGTAG
- the nadE gene encoding ammonia-dependent NAD(+) synthetase has product MKELQKQIIEEMNVQKEINPVEEIRRSVDFLKSYMNKYPFLRSFVLGISGGQDSTLTGKLAQLAVNELNEEAGEERYQFIAVRLPYGVQADEADCQDALAFIQPTKSISINVKPAVDAMLSAVEEAAGDKVSDFNKGNVKARERMIAQYTVAGMYSGVVLGTDHSAEAVTGFYTKFGDGGADLVPIFRLNKRQGKQMLKELGCPEHLYMKKPTADLEEDRPQLPDEEALGVTYEQIDDYLEGKDVGEHASNIIEGHFLKTQHKRQLPITVFDDFWK; this is encoded by the coding sequence ATGAAAGAGCTACAAAAGCAAATTATTGAAGAAATGAACGTACAAAAAGAAATTAATCCCGTAGAAGAAATTCGCCGCAGCGTTGATTTTCTGAAATCATACATGAACAAATATCCTTTTTTACGTTCGTTTGTACTAGGTATTTCCGGCGGCCAAGATTCTACGTTAACTGGAAAGCTGGCACAGCTAGCGGTTAATGAGTTAAATGAAGAAGCCGGAGAAGAGCGCTATCAGTTTATTGCTGTTCGTCTTCCATACGGTGTGCAGGCAGATGAAGCAGACTGTCAAGATGCACTTGCTTTTATTCAACCAACAAAATCTATTTCTATTAACGTAAAACCAGCAGTGGATGCTATGCTTTCTGCTGTTGAAGAAGCGGCAGGAGATAAAGTATCCGACTTCAACAAAGGAAATGTAAAAGCACGTGAGCGAATGATTGCACAATATACGGTAGCTGGAATGTACAGTGGAGTCGTACTAGGAACGGATCACTCTGCTGAAGCTGTTACAGGATTTTATACAAAATTCGGTGACGGAGGAGCTGACTTAGTACCTATCTTCCGTCTGAACAAGCGACAAGGAAAACAAATGCTAAAAGAATTAGGCTGTCCCGAGCATCTATATATGAAAAAACCAACGGCTGATTTGGAAGAAGATCGTCCACAGCTTCCGGATGAAGAAGCGCTTGGCGTAACGTATGAGCAAATCGACGATTATTTAGAAGGCAAAGATGTAGGTGAACATGCAAGTAACATCATTGAAGGTCACTTCTTAAAAACGCAGCATAAACGCCAATTGCCAATCACAGTATTTGATGATTTTTGGAAATAA
- a CDS encoding FadR/GntR family transcriptional regulator, which produces MEYKRIKPKKIYEEVAETLLENIKEGSLKPGDRLDSVQQLAENFQVGRSAIREALSALRAMGLLEMKQGEGTFVREFNSDMLSLPVTSAVLMNKNDIEHLLEVRKVLEIGAVRAAAQKRTDADLKQLSDSLEQMKGAFGNEELGEKADFAFHLTIAKASQNPLLVKLMNNVSEMMIETMKETRRIWLYAEEKTAERIYKEHQQIYEAIFSQHAEDAQHFMMSHLDNVEHVLMKYIPEEK; this is translated from the coding sequence GTGGAATATAAGCGAATTAAGCCAAAAAAAATATACGAAGAAGTAGCCGAAACGCTTCTTGAGAATATAAAAGAAGGCAGCTTGAAGCCTGGAGACCGTTTGGATTCAGTGCAGCAGCTGGCGGAAAACTTTCAGGTAGGACGCTCAGCTATTCGTGAAGCTCTTAGCGCTTTGCGGGCGATGGGTCTTCTGGAGATGAAGCAAGGAGAAGGCACATTTGTACGCGAATTTAACTCAGATATGCTGTCTTTGCCTGTAACTAGCGCTGTATTAATGAATAAAAATGATATTGAACATTTGCTTGAAGTGAGAAAAGTATTAGAAATTGGAGCTGTTCGAGCGGCAGCTCAAAAGAGAACGGATGCGGACCTTAAACAGCTGTCCGATAGTCTGGAACAAATGAAAGGAGCGTTTGGCAATGAAGAACTGGGAGAGAAAGCAGATTTTGCTTTTCATTTAACCATTGCTAAAGCCTCACAAAACCCTCTTTTAGTGAAGCTTATGAATAACGTATCAGAAATGATGATTGAAACGATGAAAGAGACAAGACGCATCTGGCTTTATGCAGAAGAAAAAACGGCTGAACGGATTTATAAAGAGCATCAGCAAATTTATGAGGCTATTTTCTCTCAGCATGCAGAAGACGCTCAGCATTTTATGATGAGTCATCTTGACAATGTTGAACATGTACTAATGAAATACATACCGGAAGAAAAATAA
- a CDS encoding (Fe-S)-binding protein, whose translation MKVSLFATCLIDMFQTNVGKATVELLERLGCEVDFPKSQVCCGQPAYNSGYVKESKEAMKNMIKAFEHAEYVVSPSGSCVTMFKEYPHLFEGDAAWHEPAVKLADKTYELTDFIVNVLKVEDVGASLNGKATYHSSCHMTRLLNVKKEPFTLLNNVKGLEMENLENSHNCCGFGGTFSVKMGQISEQMVDEKVGCIAKTNAEYLIGADCGCLMNIGGRIERKGQPVKVMHIAEVLNSRM comes from the coding sequence ATGAAAGTATCTTTATTTGCCACATGTTTGATTGATATGTTTCAAACAAATGTAGGAAAAGCGACGGTAGAATTGTTAGAACGATTAGGATGCGAAGTGGATTTTCCAAAGAGTCAAGTTTGCTGCGGGCAGCCTGCGTATAACAGCGGTTATGTAAAAGAATCAAAAGAAGCGATGAAAAACATGATAAAAGCGTTTGAACATGCAGAGTACGTTGTATCTCCGTCTGGCTCGTGTGTGACAATGTTCAAAGAGTATCCCCATCTTTTTGAAGGTGATGCTGCATGGCATGAACCTGCCGTGAAGCTTGCTGATAAAACGTATGAGCTAACGGATTTTATTGTAAACGTTTTAAAAGTGGAAGATGTAGGAGCCAGCTTAAATGGGAAAGCCACTTATCATTCTTCTTGTCATATGACGCGTTTGCTAAACGTAAAAAAAGAACCTTTTACACTATTAAACAATGTAAAGGGTCTTGAAATGGAGAATCTTGAAAACAGTCATAACTGCTGCGGATTCGGCGGGACGTTTTCGGTTAAAATGGGGCAAATCTCTGAACAAATGGTAGATGAAAAAGTAGGCTGTATAGCTAAGACAAACGCAGAGTACTTAATTGGAGCTGACTGCGGCTGTCTTATGAATATTGGAGGAAGAATTGAACGAAAAGGACAGCCTGTAAAAGTGATGCATATCGCTGAAGTGTTAAATAGCAGAATGTAA